In a single window of the Acetivibrio clariflavus DSM 19732 genome:
- a CDS encoding type II secretion system protein, whose protein sequence is MFIGKNSLRKNQKGFSVVEFMVISVIFSILAAAAAPSIINYFEEEKVNTDNFNAKEIENIILRNIEKGFISLDNGPESILELVEKELGSIPKPQQNGFGFYYYEKTGNVRALETGMTREGWIRLD, encoded by the coding sequence ATGTTTATCGGAAAGAACAGTCTGAGAAAAAATCAAAAAGGATTTTCTGTTGTGGAATTTATGGTTATATCGGTAATTTTTAGTATTTTAGCTGCTGCTGCAGCACCTTCCATTATTAATTATTTCGAAGAAGAAAAAGTAAATACCGACAATTTTAACGCTAAAGAAATTGAAAATATAATACTGAGAAATATTGAAAAGGGATTTATTTCATTGGATAATGGACCGGAGTCCATTTTGGAATTAGTTGAAAAAGAACTTGGATCTATACCTAAACCGCAACAGAATGGATTTGGTTTTTATTATTATGAGAAGACAGGAAATGTTAGAGCATTAGAAACAGGGATGACCAGAGAAGGCTGGATAAGGCTCGATTGA
- a CDS encoding branched-chain amino acid aminotransferase has protein sequence MSYQITIEKTKNPKQKPDEHNLGFGIHFTDHMFTMDYTEGKGWHDPKIIPYSPLSLDPSCMVFHYGQAIFEGLKAYKSVNGDILLFRPRKNMERVNISNERLCIPPIDVDFAVEAIKTIVRVDQDWIPKSEGTSLYIRPFIISTDPYLGVRPSNTYKFLIILSPVGAYYKEGINPVKIYVENKYVRTVKGGIGYAKTPGNYAASLKAQMEAKEKGYTQVLWLDGIERKYVEEVGTMNVFFKINGEVITPSLEGTILAGITRDSTIELLKSMGVKVTERRISIEEIYEAHEKGTLEEAFGTGTAAVISPIGELNWNGKIIQINDGKIGEISSKVYDTITGIQSGKIEDPFGWIVKV, from the coding sequence ATGTCTTATCAAATCACAATTGAAAAAACAAAAAATCCAAAGCAAAAGCCTGATGAACACAACCTGGGCTTTGGTATTCACTTTACTGACCACATGTTCACAATGGATTATACAGAAGGCAAAGGATGGCATGATCCAAAAATTATACCTTATTCTCCATTAAGCCTTGATCCTTCATGTATGGTATTTCACTACGGACAAGCAATTTTTGAAGGGCTGAAGGCATATAAAAGCGTTAATGGAGATATACTTCTTTTCAGACCCAGAAAAAATATGGAAAGAGTAAACATCTCCAACGAGAGATTATGTATTCCTCCAATTGACGTTGACTTCGCTGTTGAAGCAATAAAAACCATAGTAAGGGTTGACCAGGACTGGATACCCAAATCGGAAGGTACTTCTCTCTACATACGCCCGTTTATTATATCAACTGATCCTTACCTTGGAGTCAGACCTTCCAATACATACAAATTTTTGATAATCCTCTCCCCTGTTGGAGCTTATTATAAAGAAGGTATCAATCCTGTAAAAATATACGTAGAGAATAAATACGTTCGAACAGTAAAAGGCGGAATCGGTTACGCCAAAACACCGGGCAACTACGCTGCAAGTTTGAAAGCTCAGATGGAAGCTAAAGAAAAGGGCTATACTCAAGTTCTTTGGCTTGACGGAATCGAAAGGAAATATGTTGAAGAAGTAGGTACGATGAATGTATTTTTCAAAATAAACGGAGAAGTTATTACCCCGTCATTAGAAGGTACCATTTTAGCCGGAATCACAAGAGACTCCACTATTGAACTCCTTAAATCCATGGGCGTTAAAGTTACCGAACGCAGAATTTCCATAGAAGAAATATATGAAGCCCACGAAAAAGGCACTCTTGAAGAAGCCTTCGGAACAGGTACAGCAGCAGTTATATCTCCTATTGGGGAACTCAATTGGAACGGTAAAATAATTCAGATAAATGACGGCAAGATCGGTGAAATATCTTCAAAAGTTTACGATACCATTACCGGTATTCAAAGCGGTAAAATTGAAGATCCCTTTGGTTGGATTGTTAAAGTTTAA
- a CDS encoding prepilin peptidase produces the protein MEIVLTVYFAVIGLIIGSFLNVCIYRIPKGENIAYPPSHCGSCGHRLHAFDLVPVFSWLFLKGKCRYCGSKISPRYAMVELMTGIVFAILFKAFGISLDFFASAFLMSILIPVFFIDLDHRIIPDEIVVTGLVAGIVIIVCNVFFPLDIYRGGQWWEPILGMIAGSGTLLAIGLIAAKIYKTDEVMGGGDIKIFAPIGIFLGWKMTFLALFISIIVAGVTSFILIILKIKDRRSTIPFGPFIVVGTFITYLFGWDILGMYIDTLLSRM, from the coding sequence ATGGAAATAGTTTTGACTGTTTATTTTGCTGTTATCGGATTGATTATAGGTTCTTTTTTAAACGTGTGTATTTACCGTATACCAAAAGGGGAGAATATTGCATATCCTCCATCCCATTGCGGCAGCTGCGGTCATAGACTTCATGCCTTTGACCTTGTTCCTGTTTTTAGTTGGTTGTTTTTGAAGGGAAAGTGCAGGTACTGTGGAAGCAAAATATCACCCAGGTACGCAATGGTTGAGTTGATGACAGGAATTGTTTTTGCAATATTATTTAAGGCTTTTGGGATTTCTTTGGATTTTTTTGCTTCTGCTTTTCTGATGTCTATTTTGATACCGGTATTTTTTATTGATCTGGACCACAGGATAATACCAGATGAAATAGTTGTAACAGGACTTGTGGCCGGTATAGTTATTATAGTCTGCAATGTTTTTTTTCCGTTGGATATTTACAGAGGAGGACAATGGTGGGAACCCATACTTGGAATGATAGCAGGTTCAGGTACACTATTGGCTATCGGATTGATAGCGGCAAAGATTTACAAAACCGATGAGGTAATGGGTGGAGGAGATATAAAAATATTTGCGCCGATAGGAATTTTTCTCGGATGGAAGATGACTTTTTTGGCACTTTTTATATCTATAATTGTTGCTGGCGTAACAAGCTTTATTCTCATTATTTTAAAAATAAAAGACCGAAGAAGTACTATTCCTTTTGGTCCGTTTATAGTTGTAGGTACATTTATAACATATCTGTTCGGTTGGGATATTTTAGGTATGTATATTGACACATTGCTTTCAAGAATGTAG
- the aroQ gene encoding type II 3-dehydroquinate dehydratase translates to MKKILIINGPNLNLLGTREKEVYGTETLDDIAKKVAEEAAKLNVNIEFFQSNHEGDIIDKIHAARGNTDAIIINPGAYTHYSIAIRDAIKAVEIPTIEIHLSNIHAREEFRSHSVIAPVCVGQICGFGSNSYILGLNAAALL, encoded by the coding sequence TTGAAAAAAATATTAATAATCAACGGTCCGAATTTAAATCTTTTAGGGACAAGAGAAAAAGAAGTATACGGAACCGAAACTTTGGATGATATAGCTAAAAAGGTAGCTGAAGAAGCGGCAAAACTTAATGTGAATATAGAATTTTTCCAATCCAACCACGAGGGAGATATTATCGATAAGATTCATGCCGCAAGGGGAAATACTGACGCTATAATTATAAATCCCGGCGCTTATACCCATTACAGCATAGCTATAAGAGATGCCATAAAGGCTGTTGAGATACCCACAATTGAGATTCATCTGTCAAATATACATGCAAGAGAGGAGTTTAGAAGTCACTCTGTCATTGCACCGGTTTGTGTAGGGCAAATATGCGGTTTTGGAAGTAACAGCTATATTTTAGGATTGAATGCAGCAGCGCTGTTATAG
- a CDS encoding aminopeptidase P family protein has protein sequence MVSKKQIERRIRELRSILSQKGIDAALITKRENYIYMSNFTGTFANLLITHDKAILVTDFRYTEQAKEQAQLYEVVQYQGNLNVTLNDLLTANNVKILGFEDGYITYKAYDDLSKNLSIDKLVPLERTIELLRLIKDSEEIELIKEAVRVADEAFSHVLKFIRPGVTETEIAAEIEYYLKKHGARGPSFDTIVASGWRSSLPHGVASNRVIEHGDAVTMDFGAICNEYCSDMTRTVFVGQPKEELKKIYGIVLEAQKAGVNGAVSGLTGREIDKIARDIISDAGYGENFGHSLGHGVGIEIHEDPRLSQQGTIKMRNGMVVTVEPGIYVSGLGGVRIEDMIVINDDKPMVLTSSPKDMIIL, from the coding sequence ATGGTAAGTAAAAAACAAATAGAGAGAAGAATTAGGGAACTTCGCAGTATACTTTCTCAAAAGGGCATAGATGCCGCTTTAATTACCAAAAGAGAAAACTACATCTATATGTCCAACTTTACAGGAACTTTTGCCAATTTACTTATTACACATGATAAGGCCATACTTGTTACTGACTTCAGATATACCGAACAGGCAAAGGAGCAGGCTCAATTATATGAAGTTGTTCAATACCAGGGTAATTTGAATGTCACTCTGAACGATTTGCTGACAGCAAATAACGTTAAAATTCTTGGGTTTGAGGATGGATATATAACTTATAAAGCTTATGATGATCTTTCCAAAAACCTTAGCATAGATAAACTTGTACCTTTGGAAAGAACCATTGAGCTACTGAGACTTATCAAGGATTCTGAAGAAATTGAATTGATTAAAGAAGCAGTAAGAGTGGCAGATGAAGCTTTTTCCCATGTGTTGAAATTTATAAGACCCGGTGTAACGGAAACGGAAATTGCTGCAGAGATTGAGTACTATCTGAAGAAACACGGTGCAAGAGGCCCATCCTTTGATACTATTGTTGCATCGGGATGGCGGTCAAGTCTTCCCCATGGAGTGGCGTCAAACAGGGTTATTGAGCATGGGGACGCAGTTACTATGGATTTTGGAGCAATTTGTAATGAGTATTGTTCCGATATGACAAGAACAGTTTTTGTGGGACAGCCGAAGGAAGAACTAAAGAAAATATACGGCATTGTTTTGGAAGCTCAGAAGGCCGGAGTCAATGGTGCTGTAAGCGGTCTTACCGGGAGAGAAATTGATAAGATTGCAAGAGATATAATATCTGATGCAGGATATGGGGAAAATTTCGGTCATAGTCTTGGACATGGAGTGGGGATTGAAATTCATGAGGATCCAAGACTATCTCAGCAAGGCACCATAAAAATGAGAAACGGTATGGTGGTGACAGTAGAACCTGGAATATATGTAAGCGGTTTGGGAGGAGTAAGAATTGAAGACATGATAGTAATTAATGATGATAAACCCATGGTATTGACAAGTTCCCCAAAGGATATGATAATATTGTAG
- a CDS encoding YqeG family HAD IIIA-type phosphatase → MIEIFYPKHKVDKVQDIELSMLKNKGIKGLILDIDNTLVPEHVAEPDENVIKWIERVNEAGFKVCIVSNASQKRVIKFNEKLKVHAIHKASKPSKKAFLKAAELMGIEAEETAVIGDQIFTDIFGGNRLNMFTILVTPIDKKEVFYVKIKRIAEKYVLSKYEKYLMEQKNKI, encoded by the coding sequence ATGATAGAAATATTTTATCCAAAGCATAAAGTTGACAAGGTTCAGGATATTGAGCTTAGCATGCTTAAAAATAAAGGAATAAAAGGGCTTATTCTGGACATTGATAATACTCTTGTACCGGAACATGTAGCAGAACCTGACGAAAATGTGATAAAATGGATTGAGAGGGTTAATGAAGCAGGATTTAAAGTATGTATTGTTTCTAATGCTTCCCAAAAAAGAGTAATAAAATTTAATGAAAAGTTAAAGGTTCATGCTATCCACAAAGCTTCAAAGCCCAGCAAAAAAGCTTTTTTAAAGGCAGCAGAGCTTATGGGTATAGAAGCAGAAGAAACAGCAGTTATTGGTGATCAAATTTTTACCGATATATTTGGTGGCAACAGATTAAATATGTTTACAATTCTTGTTACTCCAATTGATAAGAAAGAAGTTTTTTATGTCAAAATCAAAAGGATTGCAGAAAAGTACGTACTTTCAAAGTACGAGAAATATTTAATGGAACAGAAAAATAAAATTTAA
- the aroE gene encoding shikimate dehydrogenase: protein MVIDYSVTGKTKLLGLIGNPVEHSISPQLHNSLSKILGLDLIYVPLRVDKEDLETLVKALKATEFVGFNVTVPYKREIMKFLDGNTKEAILMGSVNTVKKIDGRLYGYNTDGEGFLRAFKEAAGTDFKGKKVVMLGAGGAARPIAVKIALEGAEKISLVNRTTQKSVELAEVVNENIAEIVQVYNFEDKTLKLAFEESDIIINTTSVGMSPDIDNSLISDTSYFNGQIVYDIIYNPVKTKFLADAESRGCKIINGLGMLFYQGINAYEIWTGVKISEEILRDLYNSFITILNN from the coding sequence ATGGTTATTGATTATAGTGTTACCGGAAAAACCAAACTGTTAGGATTAATCGGAAATCCCGTAGAACATTCTATTTCACCGCAGCTTCACAATTCGCTAAGTAAAATTTTAGGGTTGGATTTAATATATGTACCGTTAAGAGTGGACAAAGAAGATCTTGAGACTTTGGTTAAGGCTCTTAAAGCTACCGAATTTGTGGGTTTCAATGTGACTGTACCGTATAAACGGGAAATTATGAAATTTCTTGATGGCAATACAAAGGAAGCTATATTGATGGGTTCTGTGAATACGGTAAAAAAAATTGACGGACGATTATATGGCTATAATACTGACGGTGAAGGGTTCTTGAGAGCTTTTAAGGAAGCTGCGGGGACAGATTTTAAAGGTAAAAAGGTTGTAATGCTAGGTGCCGGAGGTGCTGCCAGACCCATTGCAGTAAAAATTGCACTGGAGGGGGCAGAAAAAATCAGCCTGGTCAACCGGACAACTCAAAAATCGGTGGAATTGGCCGAAGTTGTTAACGAAAATATCGCCGAAATTGTCCAAGTATATAATTTTGAGGATAAGACCCTAAAATTGGCCTTTGAGGAAAGTGACATAATAATTAATACAACATCGGTGGGAATGAGTCCGGATATTGACAATTCGCTTATAAGCGATACCAGTTATTTTAATGGACAGATTGTGTACGATATCATTTACAACCCCGTTAAAACAAAGTTTTTAGCTGATGCGGAAAGTAGAGGATGTAAGATAATTAACGGTTTGGGAATGCTTTTTTATCAAGGAATAAATGCCTATGAAATTTGGACAGGCGTCAAAATTTCAGAAGAAATATTAAGAGATTTATACAATTCTTTTATAACAATTCTAAATAATTAA
- a CDS encoding late competence development ComFB family protein, whose protein sequence is MAQIKNYMEEIVFSSIREVLDDINVCSCDKCILDIAAIALNELPPKYIVTEKGELYSKVDSLRQQFEVDVISAIAKAAVLVKRNPRHDQV, encoded by the coding sequence ATGGCGCAAATAAAAAACTATATGGAGGAAATAGTATTTTCTTCAATTAGAGAAGTATTGGACGATATAAATGTTTGTTCCTGCGACAAGTGTATTTTGGATATTGCTGCTATAGCTTTAAATGAATTGCCTCCTAAATATATTGTGACAGAAAAGGGGGAACTGTATTCCAAAGTTGATTCGTTAAGGCAGCAGTTTGAAGTTGACGTCATTTCAGCCATAGCAAAGGCAGCTGTACTTGTTAAACGTAATCCAAGACATGATCAGGTATGA
- a CDS encoding TIM barrel protein, protein MIRFGPSGNSESFYNQGYKSSVQMPAWLKSMGLNAYEYQCSKGVNVGEATARSIGEEAAKNDIYLSIHAPYYINLASEQEEKRINSKQYIIQTLTCAKWMGAKRVVVHTGSYRKVDKKWALDMAKKVMKEVLEEAREKGLDDIIICPEVLGKQNQLGSLEEIIEICKIDERLLPTVDFGHIHARNLGSLNSTEDFQAIFEKIEKELGYFRLKYLHCHFSRIEFTKGGEKKHWTLDDLQFGPEFEHLAKALHIKRMEPVIICESNANMAEDALKMKEIYESLAEGDKG, encoded by the coding sequence ATGATAAGATTTGGACCATCAGGGAACTCAGAAAGTTTTTACAATCAGGGTTACAAATCATCGGTTCAGATGCCTGCATGGCTCAAAAGTATGGGACTTAACGCTTATGAGTATCAATGCAGCAAAGGGGTAAATGTAGGTGAAGCTACTGCCAGAAGTATAGGTGAAGAGGCAGCGAAAAACGATATATACCTAAGTATTCATGCGCCTTACTATATAAATTTGGCAAGTGAGCAGGAAGAGAAAAGGATTAATTCCAAACAGTATATTATACAAACTTTAACTTGTGCAAAATGGATGGGTGCAAAAAGAGTGGTTGTACATACCGGTTCTTACAGAAAAGTGGACAAAAAGTGGGCACTCGATATGGCAAAAAAAGTTATGAAAGAAGTATTGGAAGAGGCAAGGGAAAAAGGCCTTGATGATATAATCATATGCCCTGAAGTGTTAGGGAAGCAGAATCAACTGGGATCTTTAGAGGAAATAATCGAAATATGCAAAATTGATGAAAGACTATTACCTACAGTGGATTTTGGCCATATTCATGCCAGGAACTTAGGTTCGTTGAATTCAACGGAGGATTTTCAGGCTATATTTGAAAAGATTGAGAAGGAATTGGGGTATTTCAGATTAAAATACTTGCACTGTCATTTTAGCAGAATTGAGTTTACGAAAGGCGGGGAGAAAAAGCACTGGACATTGGACGATTTGCAGTTCGGGCCTGAGTTCGAGCATTTAGCAAAGGCTTTACATATTAAACGAATGGAACCGGTTATAATATGTGAGTCGAATGCTAATATGGCAGAGGATGCTCTTAAAATGAAAGAAATATATGAATCTTTAGCGGAGGGGGATAAAGGTTGA
- a CDS encoding sensor histidine kinase: protein MEKKLNINKTIISIIVLNIIHLAVLIGALIYNAIYNKLNKIGSNSLTYLFFFAMVFITLFINSFITIKNAVTLSDSESQYEVLKSTLDQLENLNKTLRAQRHDFMNHLQVVYSLIEMHEYKDAEDYIEQVYNDIQKVSKVLKTSNAAINALLQAKILDCEKKDIKTELKVTSRLDNFHVPSWEMCRILGNIIDNSIYALEEIEGSKLLTISIFENLKVFGFSITNNGPKIPENIIDKIFEAGFTTKGSKGEGMGLFTVKNTVERYSGKIKVSSEDYTTFEITFPKNIDA from the coding sequence ATGGAAAAAAAACTCAATATAAACAAAACAATAATTTCAATAATTGTTTTAAATATAATACATTTAGCCGTACTTATAGGTGCATTGATATACAACGCCATATATAATAAATTGAACAAAATAGGGTCTAATTCCCTAACTTATTTATTTTTTTTCGCAATGGTATTTATTACCCTGTTTATAAATAGTTTTATCACCATAAAGAATGCCGTCACGCTGTCCGACTCCGAATCACAGTATGAAGTACTTAAAAGCACTTTGGACCAACTGGAAAACCTGAATAAGACTCTTAGAGCCCAAAGACATGATTTCATGAATCACTTGCAAGTAGTTTACAGCTTGATAGAAATGCATGAATACAAAGATGCTGAGGATTATATTGAGCAGGTATATAATGATATACAAAAGGTCAGCAAAGTTCTAAAAACCAGTAATGCGGCAATTAATGCCCTTCTTCAGGCCAAAATATTGGACTGCGAAAAAAAGGACATAAAAACAGAATTGAAAGTAACATCAAGATTGGATAATTTTCATGTACCATCTTGGGAAATGTGTCGAATTTTAGGCAATATTATCGATAACTCAATTTATGCTCTAGAGGAAATTGAAGGAAGTAAGCTTCTGACAATTAGTATTTTTGAAAATTTAAAAGTCTTCGGCTTTTCCATCACAAACAATGGCCCCAAAATACCGGAAAATATTATAGATAAAATATTTGAAGCCGGCTTTACAACAAAGGGCAGCAAAGGTGAAGGAATGGGACTCTTTACCGTAAAAAATACAGTGGAAAGATACAGCGGCAAAATAAAAGTATCCAGCGAAGATTACACTACCTTTGAAATTACTTTTCCCAAAAACATTGATGCTTGA